The following proteins come from a genomic window of Gemmatimonadales bacterium:
- a CDS encoding MaoC family dehydratase N-terminal domain-containing protein produces MPEPGPDSVAGPVPAAARALIGRKSVRQYAVTARDIKRFAQAIGESNPVHFDEAAARAAGHATIVAPPLFCQAMTFEDLPIDQLPADGSPAELAVPLPAERTVGGGSEYRIHRLVRAGEVVTVSTALRGVTVKSGKSGPLYLVVVETEFADASGQPIASELATYVKRR; encoded by the coding sequence GTGCCCGAACCCGGACCTGACTCGGTTGCCGGACCGGTGCCGGCGGCTGCGCGGGCGCTCATTGGGCGAAAGTCTGTCCGCCAGTACGCGGTCACAGCGCGGGACATCAAACGCTTCGCGCAGGCAATCGGTGAGTCCAACCCGGTTCACTTCGACGAGGCTGCGGCTCGCGCAGCAGGCCACGCAACGATTGTCGCCCCGCCCCTGTTTTGCCAGGCGATGACCTTCGAGGACCTTCCTATCGACCAGCTTCCCGCCGATGGCTCCCCAGCGGAGCTGGCCGTCCCGCTCCCCGCCGAGCGCACCGTCGGCGGCGGGAGTGAGTATCGCATTCACCGGCTGGTTCGGGCGGGGGAGGTGGTCACCGTGAGTACGGCGCTCCGGGGAGTCACCGTGAAGAGCGGCAAGAGTGGACCCTTGTATCTCGTGGTGGTCGAGACCGAGTTTGCCGATGCGAGCGGCCAGCCCATCGCGTCGGAACTGGCCACCTACGTGAAGCGCCGCTGA
- a CDS encoding ABC transporter permease, whose translation MREIAALFRAAWLTALSYRMNLLFSLAGLGAMLVPLYFVAGALQPVAAESIATEGGQYLGFLIIGIATLGLLSTALLGLPKAIIGGIGSGVLETMLATPARLPALLFGFIAQEFSWGVVRTAVTLLIGAGMGMSMHLAGLPYATLAIALTLLAYFGMSLALSAMILVFRTMGPLGNGIATASSLLGGVYYSVKVIPSWIQQLSSVVPLTYGLRAARRALLSGAPFAELRPDLLAVAGLAVLALALGGALFAAALRHARREGSLGQY comes from the coding sequence ATGCGTGAGATCGCGGCCCTCTTCCGCGCCGCGTGGCTGACCGCGTTGAGCTACCGGATGAACCTGCTTTTTTCCCTCGCTGGGTTGGGGGCGATGCTGGTGCCACTCTATTTCGTGGCCGGGGCGCTGCAGCCGGTCGCGGCCGAGTCCATCGCCACCGAGGGTGGACAGTACCTCGGATTCCTCATCATTGGAATTGCCACACTCGGTTTGCTCAGTACGGCGCTGCTCGGACTTCCAAAGGCAATCATCGGTGGAATCGGTTCCGGCGTGCTGGAGACGATGCTGGCCACCCCGGCTCGGCTCCCCGCCCTCTTGTTCGGGTTTATCGCGCAGGAATTCAGCTGGGGAGTGGTGCGGACGGCAGTGACTCTCCTCATTGGTGCGGGGATGGGCATGTCAATGCACCTCGCGGGGCTCCCCTACGCCACGCTGGCGATTGCGCTCACCCTCCTGGCCTACTTCGGGATGAGCCTCGCACTCTCCGCGATGATCCTGGTCTTCCGGACTATGGGCCCGCTCGGCAACGGTATCGCGACGGCGTCCTCACTGCTGGGTGGTGTCTACTACTCCGTCAAGGTGATTCCTTCCTGGATTCAACAGCTCTCATCGGTTGTCCCCCTCACCTATGGCCTCCGCGCGGCCCGGCGTGCCCTGCTCTCCGGCGCACCGTTCGCTGAACTGCGCCCTGACCTCCTGGCCGTCGCCGGCTTGGCCGTTCTTGCCCTGGCGCTCGGCGGAGCGCTCTTTGCTGCCGCCCTCCGGCACGCGCGGCGGGAGGGATCCCTTGGCCAGTACTGA
- a CDS encoding lasso RiPP family leader peptide-containing protein, with product MYQKPTLQRFGSLRELTLAGFEGADDGLFKFIDGNLGCTFNGTNCS from the coding sequence ATGTATCAGAAGCCCACGCTCCAGCGGTTCGGGTCGCTGAGGGAACTCACCCTGGCGGGCTTTGAGGGTGCCGATGACGGCCTCTTCAAGTTCATCGACGGGAACCTCGGTTGCACCTTCAACGGCACGAACTGCAGCTGA
- a CDS encoding CheR family methyltransferase, with product MPRRDIRGVITRLPAYLRSRVLGSVALLPYGRMRQRRLLQAVDRVNDHTYTSFLRSPLQIEALVGPALDYLGAGQTSGPIQINIFACSNGAEAYTVASELARARPTLQWQIRASDLHAHTVQQARLGRYSSEDVANGPAVPAAFVKRTFDAIGDSWVVKAELRERVTFEQADLLDDRLATRMPPAGIVFVQNVLFHLPPPLARRAFANAIATMKPRSVLFLDGMELDMRVELTRSAGLKPLPFRTRQIYEYSRRHIAANWWDYYYGCEPYWSLATDRDRRYGTIFLKGEGPGSTRRQ from the coding sequence ATGCCTCGCCGTGACATCCGCGGGGTCATCACTCGCCTGCCCGCCTACCTGCGGTCGAGGGTACTCGGCAGCGTGGCATTGCTGCCGTACGGACGGATGCGGCAGCGGCGACTCCTGCAGGCCGTCGACCGTGTCAACGATCATACCTACACCAGCTTTCTTCGCTCGCCCCTTCAGATCGAAGCGCTCGTGGGGCCCGCGCTCGATTACCTGGGGGCCGGGCAAACGTCTGGTCCAATCCAGATCAACATATTTGCCTGTTCCAACGGCGCCGAGGCCTATACCGTCGCCAGCGAACTCGCCCGTGCCAGGCCGACGCTCCAGTGGCAGATTCGCGCCTCGGATCTGCATGCCCACACTGTCCAGCAGGCGCGCCTGGGGAGGTACTCCTCGGAGGACGTGGCCAATGGGCCCGCGGTGCCCGCCGCGTTCGTGAAGCGGACCTTCGATGCGATCGGGGATTCGTGGGTGGTCAAGGCCGAGCTCCGGGAGCGGGTCACCTTCGAGCAGGCCGACCTGCTCGATGACCGCCTTGCCACGCGCATGCCGCCGGCAGGCATTGTCTTCGTCCAGAACGTGTTGTTTCACCTGCCGCCCCCGCTCGCCAGACGGGCCTTCGCCAACGCAATCGCCACGATGAAGCCGCGTTCAGTACTCTTCCTCGACGGCATGGAATTGGACATGCGGGTGGAGTTGACGCGGTCCGCAGGCCTGAAGCCGCTTCCCTTCAGGACCAGGCAGATCTATGAGTATTCCCGGCGGCACATCGCGGCAAACTGGTGGGATTACTACTATGGGTGTGAACCGTATTGGTCACTGGCCACCGACCGAGACCGTCGCTACGGGACGATCTTCCTCAAGGGGGAGGGGCCGGGCTCGACACGCCGGCAATGA
- a CDS encoding alpha/beta fold hydrolase translates to MRSAPHLWLALAAAACSIALVTAAAFPVLAAISGRAPELIEVEGAVTTAVGPGMIRYQRTSDSGNIMLLLHGYNNQLAVWNPSWPQLRRCGQAIRIDVPGYGGSNWPTASFALPDQADRIIAFLDAQHISQVTVIGGSMGGSLAAWIAAKYPERVRSLMLMAPSGYPGALTYGGRFRFLYRRGLANTLATRVAASGLYRRLYPTSRALQALTVTASYGGSWAAALPAIQAPTLVVWSRGDPAVPFEYADSVTRAIPGAVLLPLSADVGHALNERRAELIGLLACQLNRGASPTEAVEAVRPLLVSQGDR, encoded by the coding sequence ATGAGATCGGCCCCGCACCTCTGGCTCGCCCTTGCGGCAGCCGCCTGCTCGATCGCCCTCGTGACGGCGGCCGCCTTCCCCGTCTTGGCGGCGATTTCCGGCCGCGCTCCTGAGCTGATCGAGGTCGAGGGTGCGGTCACCACGGCCGTTGGCCCCGGGATGATTCGCTATCAGCGCACCAGCGACTCAGGCAACATCATGCTTCTCCTCCACGGGTACAACAACCAGCTCGCCGTCTGGAATCCGTCCTGGCCACAACTCCGTCGATGCGGGCAGGCAATTCGCATAGATGTACCTGGCTACGGGGGTTCGAATTGGCCAACGGCCAGTTTCGCCCTGCCCGACCAAGCGGATCGAATCATCGCATTCCTGGACGCCCAGCACATTTCCCAGGTGACAGTGATCGGCGGATCGATGGGCGGATCACTGGCCGCCTGGATCGCTGCCAAGTACCCCGAGCGAGTCCGCTCGCTGATGCTCATGGCACCATCCGGATACCCCGGCGCTCTCACCTACGGTGGTCGCTTTCGGTTTCTGTACCGGCGGGGACTCGCCAATACCCTCGCAACCCGGGTCGCGGCAAGCGGTCTGTATCGACGACTCTATCCCACGAGCAGGGCACTCCAGGCACTCACCGTCACCGCCTCGTACGGCGGCTCCTGGGCCGCCGCGCTCCCCGCGATCCAAGCTCCGACCCTCGTCGTGTGGTCTCGCGGAGATCCGGCCGTCCCCTTCGAGTACGCTGATTCCGTGACCCGGGCCATCCCGGGTGCCGTGTTGCTGCCGCTGTCTGCAGACGTCGGGCACGCCCTGAACGAGCGCCGGGCCGAGTTGATCGGACTCCTGGCCTGCCAGCTGAACCGGGGCGCCTCGCCTACCGAGGCCGTCGAGGCGGTGAGGCCGCTGCTTGTCAGCCAAGGCGATCGTTAA
- a CDS encoding ABC transporter ATP-binding protein, whose amino-acid sequence MTEPALQVDGLAKHYHVRRPLRETLLHPRSGATVAALRDLSCEVAQGEFFGFLGENGAGKTTFFKILATLVIADRGRVRILGTDVTRDPGAIRQLVAPVFVGERSLNWRLSATENLVLYAGLYQLPGRVVAGRVDELLSVVGLSGLGDRLVGTFSSGMKQRLMLARALLARPRVLLLDEPTRGLDPIAARQFRRFLKEDIGQSQGCTVLLATHDPDEVRELCGRVGVMHRGRLVGVGTPGTLAAQLGFHRYRVVTTEPGHPAIERLAVGEVRLGQAVDLGDGWSARELDLPEGEGVSSSVLAALVQAGVPVARFEQIELPLADLLERVTQAGGEFPDA is encoded by the coding sequence ATGACCGAACCCGCCTTGCAGGTCGATGGGCTGGCGAAGCACTACCACGTCCGCCGCCCCCTGCGCGAGACCCTGCTCCATCCCCGGAGTGGGGCAACAGTCGCCGCGCTGCGCGACCTGAGCTGCGAAGTGGCTCAGGGCGAGTTCTTCGGATTCCTCGGCGAGAACGGGGCCGGGAAGACCACCTTTTTCAAGATTCTGGCCACCCTGGTCATCGCGGACCGCGGTCGCGTCCGGATCCTGGGCACGGACGTGACCCGGGATCCCGGCGCCATTCGCCAGCTGGTCGCACCGGTCTTCGTCGGTGAGCGGTCGCTGAACTGGCGTCTCTCGGCAACCGAAAATCTCGTATTGTACGCAGGGCTCTATCAGCTGCCTGGACGCGTGGTTGCGGGCCGGGTCGATGAGTTGCTCTCCGTCGTGGGTTTGTCCGGCCTCGGCGATCGGCTGGTCGGCACCTTCTCTTCGGGTATGAAGCAGCGGCTCATGCTCGCCCGGGCGCTCCTGGCACGGCCGCGGGTGCTGCTCCTCGATGAACCGACGCGAGGGCTCGATCCGATTGCGGCTCGCCAGTTCCGGAGGTTTCTCAAGGAGGACATCGGGCAGAGCCAGGGGTGCACCGTTCTCCTGGCTACGCACGACCCCGATGAAGTCCGGGAGCTGTGCGGCAGGGTCGGTGTCATGCACCGCGGTCGGCTGGTCGGTGTGGGAACACCGGGTACGCTCGCCGCCCAGCTCGGCTTCCACCGATACCGGGTGGTGACGACCGAGCCGGGCCACCCGGCCATCGAGCGTCTCGCCGTGGGGGAGGTGCGACTTGGGCAGGCGGTCGACCTGGGCGACGGATGGAGTGCCCGTGAGCTGGATCTTCCTGAGGGTGAAGGGGTCTCGTCGTCGGTGCTCGCCGCACTGGTACAGGCGGGTGTCCCTGTCGCGCGCTTCGAACAGATTGAGCTGCCGCTGGCGGATCTGCTCGAACGGGTGACGCAGGCCGGAGGGGAGTTCCCCGATGCGTGA
- a CDS encoding polysaccharide deacetylase family protein, protein MVAAKLLVTIDTEEDEWGAFGLARYSVSNIERLTRLQELFDRFGVRPTYLVTQPVTEAESAIEVLAPILERGGCEIGSHCHPWNTPPQVEDRTPRNSMLCNLPEDLQYQKLKHLKESIRAAYGVTPTSFRAGRWGFGASVARNLARLEFVVDSSITPYLTWEAIEGPDFDREYPSEQYRMSTDDIALEDKRSQLVEIPTTTGFTGALAGGGYPIHRAISRAPLTWIRARGIASRLGLFRTTWLCPEMTDVKEMIDLSNRVLSHGGTTLNLMFHSTTLTAGLTPFVRTGADEVAFLGRIRAYLEYCRVRGIGSATLSESAS, encoded by the coding sequence ATGGTCGCAGCGAAGTTGCTTGTCACAATCGACACCGAAGAGGATGAGTGGGGAGCCTTCGGCCTCGCCCGCTACTCCGTGTCAAACATTGAGCGATTGACTCGCCTCCAGGAACTCTTCGATCGGTTCGGGGTTCGGCCGACCTACCTGGTCACCCAGCCGGTTACCGAGGCTGAGTCGGCCATCGAGGTGCTCGCGCCGATCCTCGAGCGTGGTGGCTGTGAAATCGGGTCGCATTGCCATCCCTGGAACACCCCTCCGCAGGTCGAGGACCGCACACCCCGGAACTCGATGCTCTGCAATCTCCCGGAAGATCTGCAGTACCAGAAGCTGAAACATCTGAAAGAATCAATTCGCGCCGCGTATGGCGTGACACCCACGTCATTCAGGGCCGGGAGATGGGGTTTCGGTGCCTCGGTCGCGAGGAATCTGGCCCGACTTGAGTTCGTGGTCGACTCTTCGATCACGCCATACCTGACGTGGGAGGCTATAGAGGGTCCGGACTTCGATCGAGAGTATCCGTCCGAGCAATACCGGATGTCGACCGATGACATTGCGCTGGAGGACAAGCGGTCTCAGTTGGTGGAGATCCCCACCACAACGGGCTTCACGGGCGCGCTCGCCGGCGGGGGATACCCGATCCACCGGGCCATCTCACGCGCCCCGCTCACCTGGATCAGGGCACGTGGAATCGCCTCACGACTCGGTCTCTTTCGCACGACGTGGCTCTGCCCCGAGATGACCGATGTGAAGGAGATGATCGACCTCTCGAATCGGGTTCTCTCGCACGGCGGAACCACCCTCAACTTGATGTTTCACTCAACCACGCTGACCGCTGGTTTGACGCCCTTTGTCCGAACCGGGGCAGATGAAGTTGCGTTCCTTGGGAGAATTCGCGCCTACCTGGAGTACTGCCGGGTCCGCGGTATCGGGTCTGCCACACTATCCGAGAGTGCGTCGTAG
- a CDS encoding GNAT family N-acetyltransferase gives MPTSRPAIDLVRYWSEEEFAESQSVWDELRGRSVADPLFMAWDWQWLWWQHHRDLMGGSLAIVACYAGGELVGLAPFYLHTATHRGRVRASRLELIGSTFRDGRGVFSEYLDIIVDRDRAAEACAAIAGHLLADRRWDGLVVGNTPTTGPAAQMIRHHFAQGCLVREIDPLESHVVELPRGFASYLGTLSGSMRRKLWNQRSKLVDPVLVVAGPDQIHGVFHQIDAFHLRRWNSPQYVGAARAFHFALAPMLLKRGALRLSTLYSAGTPIAVMYNVRLGETEYNLQSGFDPERSTGLSPGYLHFGYCMEAACHEGVQRFDLLAGEGRFRQYKRDFNSTEVPLITFQVIRARRLKFLYSVYTIVAGGSWRLRRSRRPDSMLMEAQ, from the coding sequence GTGCCGACCTCGAGACCGGCGATCGACCTCGTGAGGTATTGGAGCGAGGAGGAGTTTGCCGAATCCCAGTCCGTCTGGGACGAGCTCCGGGGCCGCTCGGTCGCCGACCCCTTGTTTATGGCGTGGGACTGGCAGTGGTTGTGGTGGCAGCACCACAGGGACCTGATGGGCGGCAGCCTGGCCATTGTTGCCTGCTATGCGGGCGGGGAGCTCGTGGGTCTCGCCCCGTTCTACCTCCACACGGCCACCCATCGCGGCAGGGTGCGTGCCAGCAGGCTCGAGCTGATCGGGTCCACCTTTCGCGACGGCCGGGGCGTCTTCTCCGAGTATCTCGACATCATCGTGGACCGTGACCGAGCCGCTGAGGCGTGCGCGGCCATTGCGGGGCATCTACTGGCGGACCGGCGCTGGGACGGCCTGGTGGTGGGGAATACGCCGACCACGGGCCCCGCCGCGCAAATGATCCGCCACCACTTCGCGCAGGGCTGCCTGGTTCGGGAGATCGATCCGCTCGAGTCCCATGTCGTGGAGCTTCCCCGGGGCTTCGCGAGTTACCTCGGCACGCTGTCAGGCAGCATGCGCCGAAAGCTCTGGAATCAGCGCAGCAAGCTCGTCGATCCCGTCCTCGTCGTGGCCGGGCCGGATCAGATTCACGGCGTGTTTCACCAGATTGACGCGTTTCACTTGCGTCGCTGGAACTCCCCCCAGTACGTCGGTGCCGCCCGCGCGTTCCATTTCGCGCTCGCCCCCATGCTGCTGAAGCGCGGTGCCCTTCGCCTGAGCACGCTCTACTCCGCCGGCACTCCCATCGCGGTCATGTACAACGTCCGGCTGGGAGAGACTGAGTACAACCTGCAATCGGGGTTCGATCCGGAGCGGTCGACGGGCCTCTCCCCAGGATATCTGCACTTTGGCTACTGCATGGAAGCGGCGTGTCATGAGGGTGTGCAGCGGTTCGACCTCCTCGCCGGTGAAGGAAGGTTCCGGCAGTACAAACGGGATTTCAACAGCACGGAGGTTCCCCTGATCACTTTTCAGGTGATCCGGGCGCGACGGCTCAAGTTCTTGTACAGCGTCTATACAATCGTGGCCGGCGGGTCGTGGCGGCTCCGGCGCTCGCGTCGGCCTGACTCAATGCTGATGGAGGCGCAGTGA
- a CDS encoding asparagine synthase-related protein, with protein sequence MPYGPLRRGADVDDTWSSQGSWIGACRYSTGTRPGLRRRCARCLTRATSSLCWRRTPVSIIATISGKLCVGQTSNRQDHRRATTIAAAYRAWGWRVKRLEGDFAFILWDRREHLLVGARDLHGGRPLFFSQVGDQLVVGSCLTAMLAYPRIPRDINRAALACSLISAASTLVEETEFRAVSRVPAGCMVRWSPGRTPVVQRFAEAPQFERLDDVGPQEAAERLREVLGQAVRERLASSGVSSVWMSGGYDSPAIFALGRTNRGVGQELLPVSMSYPVGDKGREDELIERVAGHYGAPVEWVARASLPPLPDPAEWARRRDQCAAHPYENWNRALMAGTRRLGARIALSGNGGDQFFGVSGIFLGDLLRRGHWVSLWRELRALGFGPKGLRPLFHWAVKPNLPPYLLEVARRLRGGRHLKQHLQRSAPAWLGGGPALAADVQARQWKFSNRRPGESLASAEAAWYLHTSAGQQIVSLVGEFSLGGGVESRSPMYDGRVLDLMSRRPREDRYSMAENKRLLRQALAGLLPAEHLAPRSNRTGLPGGYLVDELPAVLPEWFDRLGSDMRLADLGLVQPRELRQSLDRYLRNPPWESSEGVAVFDVLSAEYWLRSHP encoded by the coding sequence ATGCCTTACGGGCCATTGCGTCGCGGCGCGGACGTCGATGACACCTGGAGCTCGCAGGGCTCCTGGATCGGAGCCTGCCGATACAGTACGGGAACTCGGCCCGGACTTCGCCGACGGTGTGCAAGGTGCTTGACGAGGGCGACCTCATCGTTGTGCTGGCGGCGGACGCCGGTCTCTATTATCGCGACGATCTCCGGAAAGCTCTGCGTGGGGCAAACATCGAACCGACAGGATCATCGCCGAGCCACCACGATCGCCGCGGCATACCGGGCGTGGGGGTGGAGGGTGAAGCGACTGGAGGGAGATTTCGCGTTCATCCTCTGGGATCGGCGAGAACATCTGCTGGTAGGAGCGCGTGACCTCCATGGCGGCCGGCCGCTCTTCTTCAGCCAGGTCGGGGACCAGCTGGTAGTCGGTTCATGTCTCACCGCCATGCTGGCGTATCCGCGAATCCCGCGCGACATCAATCGCGCCGCACTGGCGTGCAGCCTGATCAGCGCTGCGTCGACGCTGGTGGAGGAGACAGAATTCAGGGCCGTCAGTCGCGTTCCAGCCGGATGCATGGTGCGCTGGAGTCCCGGGCGTACGCCAGTCGTACAGCGGTTCGCTGAGGCGCCGCAGTTTGAGCGGCTGGACGACGTAGGCCCGCAGGAGGCCGCCGAACGCCTTCGTGAAGTGCTCGGTCAGGCGGTACGGGAGCGATTGGCCTCGAGTGGGGTGAGCTCGGTCTGGATGAGCGGCGGCTACGATTCCCCCGCAATCTTCGCGCTGGGTCGAACGAACAGGGGCGTGGGACAGGAGTTGCTCCCGGTCTCGATGAGCTACCCGGTCGGCGACAAGGGCCGTGAGGATGAGTTGATCGAACGGGTGGCCGGTCACTATGGTGCGCCTGTCGAGTGGGTGGCGCGTGCCAGTCTGCCCCCGCTGCCTGATCCGGCCGAGTGGGCCCGGCGGAGAGACCAGTGCGCCGCGCATCCCTACGAGAACTGGAACCGGGCACTGATGGCCGGCACGCGGCGGCTCGGCGCGCGGATAGCGCTCTCGGGCAATGGAGGCGACCAGTTCTTCGGTGTCTCCGGCATCTTCCTGGGGGACCTGCTCCGCCGGGGACATTGGGTTTCGCTGTGGCGTGAACTCAGGGCACTGGGCTTCGGCCCAAAGGGCCTGCGTCCGCTCTTCCACTGGGCGGTGAAGCCCAATCTCCCTCCGTACCTGCTGGAGGTGGCGCGCCGCCTGCGTGGGGGCAGACACCTCAAGCAACATCTTCAGCGTTCGGCCCCGGCGTGGCTTGGGGGAGGTCCGGCGCTTGCCGCGGACGTCCAGGCGCGACAGTGGAAGTTCTCCAACCGGAGGCCGGGGGAGAGTCTTGCGTCGGCCGAGGCCGCGTGGTATCTCCACACCTCCGCGGGGCAGCAGATCGTCAGTCTCGTGGGTGAATTTTCTTTGGGCGGGGGAGTCGAGTCGCGGTCACCGATGTACGATGGGCGCGTGTTGGACCTGATGTCTCGCCGTCCCCGGGAAGACCGCTACTCGATGGCGGAGAACAAGCGACTGCTGAGGCAGGCACTCGCAGGCCTCCTCCCGGCCGAACATCTCGCGCCTCGCAGCAACCGGACCGGACTCCCCGGCGGCTATCTCGTCGATGAACTGCCAGCCGTGCTGCCGGAGTGGTTTGACCGTCTGGGGAGCGACATGCGCCTGGCTGACCTGGGGTTGGTTCAGCCTCGGGAGCTGCGGCAAAGTTTGGATCGCTACCTCCGGAACCCGCCCTGGGAGAGCAGCGAGGGGGTGGCTGTGTTCGACGTCCTCTCGGCGGAGTATTGGCTCCGCAGCCATCCCTGA
- a CDS encoding nucleotidyltransferase family protein, whose protein sequence is MASTEASLAAEARPEVRLLLATGGGEDQDDVIVRAASGPIDWERFLMFVRRERAASVVWPRLRRLCQDNIPATVRKWLQREALLGDVRMTRLSARLDETLNALTTAGIPVVLLKGAALGRTIYRSLPRRPMLDLDMLVPDQQVRSARNAVLATGWEPGPYEELGETFYRDHCHLPPFYDQAGGDFSLELHWDLLFRGHPFSLDVRQLWDRSHPLPDAPLVRVLDTSDTVLHLAIHFAWGHMLKSAAWRTFRDLRALVDEGDVNWDQIVSEAHRVRAASCCYWTFSMARAWTGVPVPAWVTDSLRPPRSPRGVRVLERHFVEQWYPAGTERPHPHLEKMLWRAAIRPRWSGHGGVVPWQRDAHFKPDRAEPQPLETSRGKALRYMREFRDSLRYLRGILTRIGGPGEPVRPRRQM, encoded by the coding sequence TTGGCCAGTACTGAGGCAAGTCTCGCGGCCGAGGCACGGCCCGAGGTCCGACTTCTCCTCGCCACTGGTGGCGGCGAGGATCAGGACGACGTCATCGTCAGGGCGGCGTCCGGGCCAATCGACTGGGAGCGCTTCCTGATGTTCGTGCGCCGGGAGCGGGCGGCCTCGGTGGTCTGGCCCCGGCTGCGGAGGCTGTGTCAGGACAATATCCCGGCCACGGTCAGAAAATGGCTCCAGCGCGAGGCGCTGCTTGGCGACGTCCGGATGACGAGGCTTAGCGCTCGTCTGGACGAGACCCTGAACGCCCTGACCACGGCTGGCATCCCAGTGGTCCTGCTCAAGGGCGCTGCACTCGGCCGGACCATCTACCGCTCACTGCCACGCCGACCGATGCTAGATCTCGATATGCTCGTCCCTGATCAACAGGTGCGCTCGGCCCGCAACGCCGTCCTGGCCACCGGATGGGAGCCCGGGCCCTACGAGGAACTGGGCGAGACGTTCTATCGGGACCACTGTCACCTCCCGCCGTTCTATGATCAAGCCGGTGGCGACTTCAGCCTCGAACTGCATTGGGATCTTCTCTTCCGGGGGCACCCCTTCTCGCTCGATGTGCGACAGCTCTGGGATCGTTCTCATCCTCTGCCCGATGCCCCGCTGGTGCGGGTGCTGGACACCTCGGACACGGTGCTCCATCTCGCCATCCACTTTGCGTGGGGGCATATGCTGAAGTCGGCAGCCTGGCGGACGTTCAGGGACTTGCGGGCCCTCGTTGATGAAGGCGATGTGAACTGGGACCAGATTGTATCGGAGGCTCACCGGGTGCGGGCCGCCAGCTGTTGCTACTGGACCTTCAGCATGGCCCGCGCGTGGACCGGGGTGCCGGTGCCGGCGTGGGTCACCGATTCACTTCGACCGCCCCGCTCCCCACGAGGAGTCAGGGTATTGGAACGGCATTTTGTGGAGCAATGGTATCCCGCCGGGACTGAGCGCCCGCATCCGCACCTCGAAAAGATGCTGTGGCGTGCAGCGATTCGCCCTAGGTGGTCAGGGCATGGCGGAGTCGTGCCATGGCAGCGTGATGCTCATTTCAAGCCGGACCGGGCCGAGCCCCAACCCCTGGAGACGTCTAGGGGAAAGGCGCTGCGGTACATGAGGGAATTCCGAGACTCCCTCCGATACCTGCGCGGGATCCTGACACGGATTGGTGGCCCGGGTGAACCCGTTCGTCCCCGGAGGCAGATGTGA